The Caldisericum sp. DNA window ACAAATGTAAATACCTCGAAATCAAAAAGATGACCACCAACGACATTACCATTAGGATCACCAAGGTAAACATGAAAATGAAGAGGTAACTTTTCATCCTTAATAATGAAACCACTAAGACCAAGTAGTTCAAGAGGTTCTTCAAAGATTGCTTTTTGGTACTCGACTTTATTGTCTTTATAAAAACCATAGCCAATTTGGGCATTCTTAACCATTCCAAGAGCAGTTATTACTACGCCAACATTCTCCATAACAGAACTGTGTAAAACTTCTTTCATACAACCTACAAATCCTTCGCCACGATCAATCACAACAAATAGAATATCGTCTTCTCTTTTTAACCTCATTTCGCTCCTCACCATATAAATGCAAAAATCGTGCCAAACTGAGAAAATTAAGGAAAATAAATAAAAACACAAATGATATTGTTAAAATTTTTGACAATGTTGTGTAAAATGATGTAATATTATTTTACACTACGGGATTTGAATACTATATTTTCTTATCAAACTGTAAAGGGTTGGACGTGAAACGCCTAACCTTCTTGCAGTTTCCGAAATGTTATAATTTGTTTCTAAAAGAACATGCTCTATGTATTGCTTTCTTAAAGCCTCAAAAGATTGAGCAGAAGATACATAACCTTCATCTTCATTTTTAAATAATTCTTGCGGTAAATTTGATCGTGTTAGTATTGGCATATTTGCGGTGACTATCGCTCGCTCAATAATATTCTGAAGTTCCCGGACATTTCCAGGAAATCGATACTGAAGTAGTGGTTCGATAAAACTTCTATCATAACCTTTAATTTCTTTTCCAAGGCTTTTTGACAGCCTTTCAATAAAATGCCCAACGAGGACTTCTATATCTTCAGGCCGATCTCGTAATGGTGGAATACTTATCTGAATTACATTGAGCCTATAGAAGAGGTCCCTTCTAAAAAGACCTTTTTCTACAAGTTCTTCAAGATTCTTGTTGGTTGCGGCAATTACTCGCACATCTACCTTTACTGACTTTGTACCACCAACTCTTGTGATTACTTTATCCTCAAGCGCTCTAAGAATCTTGGGCTGAAGAGAAAGCGGCAAATCTCCAACCTCATCTAGGAATAGAGTCCCACCGTTTGCAAGTTCAAATTTTCCAGGCCGTCCTTTTTTGTCGGCATCAGTAAAAGAACCGCCAACATACCCGAAAAACTCACTTTCTGCAAGTTCCTGGGGTATTGCAGAACAATTAATTGCAACGAAAGGACCTTTGGATCTTGAAGATGCAAAATGAATTGCCTGTGCAAACATTTCCTTCCCTGTGCCTGTTTCCCCTGTTATGAGAACCGAAGCGTTCGAATGAGCAGCAATATTTGCTATTCTTATTGCCTCAAGTAGTTTTTGGCTTTTGCCTTTTATGTCATCAAAAGTAAAACGTGCTTCTGCACCTATAAAAGAGGTAACAAATTTTCTAACTTTATCAATTTCTCTAAAGAAGTCAACAACACCTGCAAAATTACCATCATTATCCTTTAACACAACTGCCGTCTTAATAAAATGTAGCGTTCCTCTTGATGGGCTTTCAATAATAAATTCTCTATCAACATATCCCTGGTGTGTCCTGAAAACCTCAAGTATAACAGGAGTGAAATCAACAATCTCTGTTACATTCCTTCCAATTGCTTCTTCACGATTAATTCTTAGAATTGAAGCGCCAGTTGAATTTATATAAACCACATTTGCATATTTATCGAGAATAAGAACTCCATCCTTGTAACCCTCCGCAAAAACCTTGATAAATTCTTTAGAAAGATTGATTTCTTTTATTGCCCTCTCAAGAAGAACTTGCTTTGAAATATTGTTCGCCATAAGTTTTGCAAGTTCAAGTATAAATTTGGGATAATGTACACTTCGAGTAGAAATGCTTAGAACACCCACAAGACCGTCCTCTTCAAAAATTGGAACAGCGCAACAAGACCAATCATAGAACATAGGATGAGTATGTTCACTTCCTTTTATTTCAACCGGTCTTAACTCATTAATTGCCGTTCTTATCGCGGTTTTCCCAAGTTCCTCATTAAATATCATTCCTTCAAATATAACAGGGTCTTTTTCATTGCCAACAGAATATATCACTACTCCATCTTTATCGATAAAGGAAACAGTAATAGGTGTTTCTTTTGAGAAATGCGAAAAAACTTCTTTTAAGACACTGATATAGTCTGAATAAAGTTCCTTTCTTCTTTCAAGATCTTCTTTTGAAACTGTAAAAAATTTTTCCTTTATCCTGCCTTCCATAAAAAAATTTTACAACAAAATACACTTTTTGCAAAATAGTAAATTTTTCTTTATAATTTCACTATGAGAAAGATTGCAATTGTTGCGAACCCACAATCAGGAAAAGATATAAGAAGGATAACATCAAAAGCATCAGTCTTCAGTAATGAAGAAAAAGTTAACATTGTTGAAAGGATGCTTTCCATCTTTAACTTTTTTGGAGTTGACGAAATTTATTTTTTAAGAGATTCGTTTGGCATTGTGGAAAGAGCCTCAAAAAAATTCAAACTAACAAAATGTAAATTAATTCCCATACCTATTGCATATACATTCGAAGAAAGCGATACTGAAAATAGCGCAAGATTTTTGAACGGACTTGTTGATATAGCAATTGTTGTAGGGGGAGATGGAACAAGCAGAGCATTTGTAAAAGGACTGAACTTAGAAAACCCAATACCTGTTCTTCCCCTATCAACAGGAACAAATAATGCATTTCCTATAATGATGGAATCCACAACAGCAGCGCTTGCTGTAATCTCCTATCTTTTGTTAAAAGTTAAATGCAATGAC harbors:
- a CDS encoding NAD(+)/NADH kinase, translating into MRKIAIVANPQSGKDIRRITSKASVFSNEEKVNIVERMLSIFNFFGVDEIYFLRDSFGIVERASKKFKLTKCKLIPIPIAYTFEESDTENSARFLNGLVDIAIVVGGDGTSRAFVKGLNLENPIPVLPLSTGTNNAFPIMMESTTAALAVISYLLLKVKCNDLLKREKILEIQYNNKLDFALVDAVFSKEQFIASKAILHPEDIIAVFTTTSQLKNIGLSTIPAPLYPSKRIDPFGSFAILGEGKSAFVPIAPGKIEEIHIKEAGFLE
- a CDS encoding DUF296 domain-containing protein, producing MRLKREDDILFVVIDRGEGFVGCMKEVLHSSVMENVGVVITALGMVKNAQIGYGFYKDNKVEYQKAIFEEPLELLGLSGFIIKDEKLPLHFHVYLGDPNGNVVGGHLFDFEVFTFVEMALLTSSYPLKRVLKDGLFLIDF
- a CDS encoding sigma 54-interacting transcriptional regulator, which translates into the protein MEGRIKEKFFTVSKEDLERRKELYSDYISVLKEVFSHFSKETPITVSFIDKDGVVIYSVGNEKDPVIFEGMIFNEELGKTAIRTAINELRPVEIKGSEHTHPMFYDWSCCAVPIFEEDGLVGVLSISTRSVHYPKFILELAKLMANNISKQVLLERAIKEINLSKEFIKVFAEGYKDGVLILDKYANVVYINSTGASILRINREEAIGRNVTEIVDFTPVILEVFRTHQGYVDREFIIESPSRGTLHFIKTAVVLKDNDGNFAGVVDFFREIDKVRKFVTSFIGAEARFTFDDIKGKSQKLLEAIRIANIAAHSNASVLITGETGTGKEMFAQAIHFASSRSKGPFVAINCSAIPQELAESEFFGYVGGSFTDADKKGRPGKFELANGGTLFLDEVGDLPLSLQPKILRALEDKVITRVGGTKSVKVDVRVIAATNKNLEELVEKGLFRRDLFYRLNVIQISIPPLRDRPEDIEVLVGHFIERLSKSLGKEIKGYDRSFIEPLLQYRFPGNVRELQNIIERAIVTANMPILTRSNLPQELFKNEDEGYVSSAQSFEALRKQYIEHVLLETNYNISETARRLGVSRPTLYSLIRKYSIQIP